The following proteins come from a genomic window of Nocardioides albertanoniae:
- the truA gene encoding tRNA pseudouridine(38-40) synthase TruA: MRIRIDLAYDGTAFHGWATQPGLRTVQGELQEALGTALRVKRTGERAQVWVTVAGRTDSGVHARGQVAHFDIDAEILESSRGRSEQTPLEALVRRLNGILPADLRVRRATEAPEGFNARFSALSRRYVYRIVDDPAFVDPLQRLAVLYRTRPLDLSAMNVASADLVGLNDFASFCKPREGATTIRNLRQLTWDRRDDGIIEATVVADAFCHSMVRSLVGCLMVIGEGRKDVAWAKVSLAARTRTSSIPIAPANGLTLEEVAYPPDDMLAAQHERTMNRRTESDLEANDRDRD, encoded by the coding sequence GTGCGTATCAGGATCGACCTCGCCTACGACGGGACCGCGTTCCACGGCTGGGCGACCCAGCCGGGGCTGCGTACGGTCCAGGGCGAGCTGCAGGAGGCGCTCGGGACTGCGCTGCGGGTGAAGCGTACGGGGGAGCGGGCTCAGGTCTGGGTGACGGTCGCCGGCCGCACCGACTCCGGTGTGCACGCCCGCGGACAGGTCGCCCACTTCGACATCGACGCCGAGATCCTGGAGTCCTCGCGTGGCCGCTCCGAGCAGACGCCGCTGGAGGCGCTGGTGCGCCGCCTGAACGGGATCCTTCCCGCCGATCTGCGGGTGCGTCGCGCGACCGAGGCGCCGGAGGGGTTCAACGCCCGCTTCTCGGCGCTCTCACGGCGCTACGTCTACCGGATCGTCGACGACCCGGCCTTCGTCGACCCGCTGCAGCGCCTCGCGGTGCTCTACCGCACCCGACCCCTCGACCTCTCCGCGATGAACGTCGCCTCCGCGGATCTGGTGGGGCTCAACGACTTCGCTTCCTTCTGCAAGCCGCGGGAGGGCGCGACCACGATCCGCAACCTGCGACAGCTGACCTGGGACCGTCGTGACGACGGGATCATCGAGGCGACGGTCGTCGCCGACGCGTTCTGCCACTCGATGGTGCGCTCGCTGGTCGGTTGCCTGATGGTGATCGGTGAGGGGCGCAAAGACGTCGCCTGGGCGAAGGTGTCGCTGGCCGCGCGCACCCGGACCTCGTCGATCCCGATCGCTCCGGCCAATGGGTTGACGCTCGAGGAGGTCGCCTATCCTCCCGACGACATGCTCGCGGCACAGCACGAGCGCACGATGAACCGCAGGACCGAGTCCGACCTGGAAGCGAACGACCGTGACCGAGACTGA
- a CDS encoding class I SAM-dependent methyltransferase, with amino-acid sequence MTETDDEHYFSADPSVPFARIPLSATVWGMDLDLVSGSGVFAKGRLDIGTSVLFKETDPPAGGRILDLGCGYGIIGLACALAAPSAHVTGVDVNERAVLLANENATKLGLEGRYRAATPAQVDPGETYDEIWSNPPIRIGKPALHELLLTWLPRLAPEGRAVMVVGKNLGGDSLQRWITDQGYPTTRIGSAKGFRVLETVRS; translated from the coding sequence GTGACCGAGACTGACGACGAGCACTACTTCTCCGCCGACCCGTCGGTGCCGTTCGCCCGGATCCCGCTCTCGGCGACCGTGTGGGGCATGGACCTCGACCTGGTCAGCGGGTCAGGGGTGTTCGCCAAGGGACGCCTCGACATCGGCACGTCGGTGCTCTTCAAGGAGACCGACCCGCCCGCCGGCGGCCGTATCCTCGACCTGGGCTGCGGCTACGGGATCATCGGGCTCGCCTGCGCGCTGGCTGCCCCCTCCGCGCACGTCACGGGCGTCGACGTCAACGAGCGGGCGGTGCTGCTGGCCAACGAGAACGCCACGAAGCTGGGGCTCGAGGGCCGATATCGCGCGGCGACACCCGCCCAGGTCGACCCGGGGGAGACGTACGACGAGATCTGGAGCAACCCGCCGATCCGGATCGGCAAGCCGGCCCTCCACGAGCTCCTGCTGACCTGGCTCCCGCGCCTGGCCCCCGAGGGCCGCGCGGTCATGGTCGTCGGCAAGAACCTCGGTGGCGACTCGCTCCAGCGCTGGATCACCGACCAGGGCTATCCGACGACCCGCATCGGCAGCGCCAAGGGATTCCGAGTCCTCGAGACCGTACGCAGCTGA
- a CDS encoding cytochrome P450 — protein sequence MPIPAQVSSFRRALTRPLTERVRKVALQFAMRGKESPIPDITTLRKIPEHLTFPLRRDGLDPVPLLAESRAQAPVTTLGSVLGLDIVLITGHAESKQVLADKETYSNDMRHLLGTRKRSDAEGIGGLGMTDPPDHTKLRGLLTPEFTMRRLGRLNEMIDRIVADALDDMEANGPEVDLVQRFGFEIPFRVICELLGMPEDVRDEFHELGMARFDLSEGGAGSFGAATETRTFLIEQVRQQRADPGDGMIGEIIRNKGSEYDDVELGGLADGVFLGGYETSASMLSMGAYVLMQNPEAYEILRSGDKAGVDKVVEELLRYLCPVQLAFPRFAREDHDLFGTPVKKGAVVLVSLTGANRDPAVVPRPEQFDLRNADTMHFAFGHGMHRCVGAELARMELRAALTGLARRFPDLAMTTDDPGDLGWRDLSVVYSLDRLPVRLSKDPVPA from the coding sequence ATGCCGATTCCTGCCCAGGTGAGTTCCTTTCGACGGGCGTTGACGCGCCCGCTGACCGAGCGTGTCCGCAAGGTTGCCCTGCAGTTCGCGATGCGGGGCAAGGAGTCACCGATCCCCGACATCACCACGCTGCGCAAGATCCCCGAGCACCTCACCTTCCCACTGCGCCGTGACGGCCTCGACCCGGTGCCGCTGCTGGCCGAGAGCCGCGCCCAGGCACCCGTCACCACGCTCGGCTCGGTGCTGGGCCTCGACATCGTGCTGATCACCGGTCACGCCGAGTCCAAGCAGGTGCTGGCCGACAAGGAGACATACTCCAACGACATGCGCCACCTGCTCGGCACCCGCAAGCGCAGCGACGCCGAAGGCATCGGCGGGCTGGGCATGACCGACCCGCCCGATCACACCAAGCTCCGCGGGCTGCTGACGCCGGAGTTCACCATGCGCCGGCTCGGTCGTCTCAACGAGATGATCGACCGCATCGTCGCCGACGCCCTCGACGACATGGAGGCCAACGGCCCCGAGGTCGACCTCGTGCAGCGCTTCGGCTTCGAGATCCCGTTCCGGGTCATCTGTGAGCTCCTGGGCATGCCCGAGGACGTACGCGACGAGTTCCACGAGCTCGGCATGGCCCGTTTCGACCTCTCCGAGGGTGGCGCAGGCTCGTTCGGCGCCGCCACCGAGACGCGCACCTTCCTGATCGAGCAGGTGCGCCAGCAGCGCGCCGACCCCGGCGACGGCATGATCGGCGAGATCATCCGCAACAAGGGCTCGGAGTACGACGACGTCGAGCTCGGCGGCCTCGCCGACGGCGTCTTCCTCGGCGGCTACGAGACCTCCGCCTCGATGCTCTCGATGGGCGCCTACGTGCTGATGCAGAACCCCGAGGCGTACGAGATCCTGCGCTCGGGCGACAAGGCCGGCGTCGACAAGGTCGTCGAGGAGCTGCTGCGCTACCTGTGCCCGGTGCAGCTCGCCTTCCCGCGGTTCGCCCGCGAGGACCACGACCTCTTCGGCACGCCCGTCAAGAAGGGGGCCGTCGTGCTGGTCAGCCTCACCGGCGCCAACCGCGACCCCGCAGTCGTGCCGAGGCCCGAGCAGTTCGACCTGCGCAACGCCGACACCATGCACTTCGCCTTCGGCCACGGCATGCACCGCTGCGTCGGCGCCGAGCTGGCCCGGATGGAGCTCCGCGCCGCCCTCACCGGCCTCGCCCGCCGCTTCCCCGACCTCGCGATGACCACCGACGACCCCGGCGACCTCGGCTGGCGCGACCTATCGGTCGTCTACAGCCTCGACCGCCTCCCGGTCCGCCTCTCCAAGGACCCCGTCCCCGCCTGA
- a CDS encoding alpha/beta hydrolase: MPPLDSQIADLLTFLAKGQPLESHDPPSARALYRAMAVDGRRGEPLMSVKSVEETTIPGPAGDIPVRVYRPATEGELPTIVMFHGGGWVVGDLDSHENQARSLATLCDAVVVSVGYRLAPEHPFPAAYDDAVAAARWAGDNAATLGGDGRIAVAGDSAGGNLSAVVAQVLAAEGRELAGQLLIYPATDMTGGYPSYAENGHGYFLELPTMKWFSDNYLGAVHADRADPRLSPIKGDLKGLAPAVLVTAEFDPLRDEGVAYAKALESSGVPTTYHHFDGLIHGFFDMGHHSQAAQRAVEETCALFRTLLHG; the protein is encoded by the coding sequence ATGCCTCCGCTCGACAGCCAGATCGCCGACCTGCTCACGTTCTTGGCCAAGGGCCAGCCGCTGGAGTCCCACGACCCGCCGAGCGCCCGAGCGTTGTATCGCGCGATGGCCGTCGACGGACGTCGCGGCGAGCCGCTGATGTCGGTCAAGTCCGTGGAGGAGACCACAATCCCGGGGCCCGCCGGCGACATCCCCGTCCGGGTCTACCGGCCCGCGACGGAGGGCGAGCTGCCGACGATCGTGATGTTCCACGGCGGCGGCTGGGTCGTCGGCGACCTCGACTCCCACGAGAACCAGGCGCGCAGCCTCGCCACCCTCTGTGACGCCGTGGTCGTCTCGGTCGGCTACCGGCTCGCCCCCGAGCACCCCTTCCCCGCCGCGTACGACGACGCCGTGGCCGCGGCCCGCTGGGCGGGAGACAACGCCGCGACGCTGGGCGGTGACGGACGCATCGCTGTCGCCGGCGACAGCGCCGGAGGCAACCTGTCCGCCGTGGTCGCCCAGGTGCTCGCGGCCGAGGGACGCGAGCTCGCCGGCCAGCTGCTGATCTACCCGGCGACCGACATGACCGGCGGATATCCGTCCTATGCCGAGAACGGCCACGGCTACTTCCTGGAGCTGCCCACGATGAAGTGGTTCTCCGACAACTACCTCGGTGCCGTCCACGCCGACCGCGCCGACCCGCGGCTGAGCCCGATCAAGGGCGACCTGAAGGGTCTGGCGCCGGCGGTGCTGGTGACGGCCGAGTTCGATCCGCTGCGCGACGAGGGCGTGGCGTACGCCAAGGCGCTGGAGAGCTCCGGGGTGCCGACCACCTACCACCACTTCGACGGCCTCATCCACGGCTTCTTCGACATGGGGCACCACTCGCAGGCTGCTCAGCGGGCGGTCGAGGAGACCTGCGCGCTGTTCAGGACCCTGCTGCACGGCTGA
- a CDS encoding ABC-F family ATP-binding cassette domain-containing protein, whose protein sequence is MGHVDVAGVRFQLPDGRVLLEDVSFRVGEGAKVALVGANGAGKTTLLRIVTGELTPTAGSVVRSGGLGVMRQMVGRGSSTVGELLMSVAPPRVRAASAEVERCELELMSSEDERLQMRYATALAEYADAGGYDLEVVWDVCTMAGLGVAFDRARYRSLDTLSGGEQKRLVLEYLLRGPDQVLLLDEPDNFLDVPGKMWLEERIRESPKTILYVSHDRELLNNTATRVVTVELGSSGNLVWTHAGGFASYHEAREARFERFEELRKRWDEEHAKLRAQMLMYKQKAAYNSDMASRYQAAKTRLEKFEQAGPPIEQPREQQVVMRLRGGRTGKRAVVCEALELTGLMRPFDLEVWYGERVAVLGSNGSGKSHFLRLLAGGGSMPDKEHEPVGEVSIEPVRHRGQARLGARVRPGWFVQTHAHPELAGRTLLDVLHRGEAGPDGVGRSGMGREAASRVLDRYELAHSAEQTFDSLSGGQQARFQILLLELSGATLLLLDEPTDNLDVQSAEALEAGLESFDGTVVAVTHDRWFARGFDRFLVYGADGDVYESAEPVWDETRVERSR, encoded by the coding sequence GTGGGACACGTAGACGTTGCCGGAGTGAGGTTCCAGCTGCCGGACGGACGGGTGCTGCTCGAGGATGTTTCCTTCCGGGTGGGGGAGGGCGCCAAGGTGGCGCTGGTCGGCGCCAACGGCGCCGGGAAGACGACGCTGCTGCGGATCGTGACCGGCGAGCTGACCCCGACCGCCGGCTCCGTGGTGCGCTCGGGCGGCCTCGGGGTGATGCGCCAGATGGTCGGCCGCGGCTCGTCCACCGTCGGTGAGCTGCTGATGTCGGTGGCGCCGCCGCGGGTGCGGGCTGCCTCGGCCGAGGTCGAGAGGTGCGAGCTGGAGCTGATGTCGTCGGAGGACGAGCGGCTGCAGATGCGCTACGCGACCGCGCTGGCCGAGTACGCGGACGCGGGCGGCTACGACCTCGAGGTCGTCTGGGACGTCTGCACCATGGCCGGCCTCGGGGTGGCCTTCGACCGCGCCCGCTACCGCTCGCTGGACACCCTCTCCGGTGGCGAGCAGAAGCGGCTCGTGCTCGAGTACCTGCTTCGCGGGCCCGACCAGGTGCTCCTGCTCGACGAGCCCGACAACTTCCTCGACGTGCCCGGCAAGATGTGGCTCGAGGAGCGCATCCGGGAGTCGCCGAAGACGATCCTCTACGTCAGCCACGACCGTGAGCTGCTCAACAACACCGCTACCCGGGTGGTGACCGTCGAGCTCGGCTCCTCCGGCAACCTGGTCTGGACCCACGCCGGCGGCTTCGCGAGCTATCACGAGGCCCGGGAGGCACGCTTCGAACGTTTCGAGGAGCTGCGCAAGCGCTGGGACGAGGAGCACGCCAAGCTGCGCGCCCAGATGCTGATGTACAAGCAGAAGGCCGCCTACAACTCCGACATGGCCTCGCGCTACCAGGCCGCGAAGACGCGCCTGGAGAAGTTCGAGCAGGCCGGGCCGCCGATCGAGCAGCCGCGCGAGCAGCAGGTCGTGATGCGGCTGCGCGGCGGCCGCACCGGCAAGCGTGCAGTGGTCTGCGAGGCGCTCGAGCTCACCGGGCTGATGCGCCCCTTCGACCTCGAGGTCTGGTACGGCGAGCGGGTGGCGGTGCTCGGCTCCAACGGCTCCGGCAAGTCACACTTCCTGCGGCTCCTGGCCGGCGGCGGCTCGATGCCAGACAAGGAGCACGAGCCGGTGGGAGAGGTCTCGATCGAGCCCGTACGCCACCGCGGTCAGGCGCGGCTGGGAGCCCGGGTGCGGCCGGGCTGGTTCGTGCAGACCCATGCGCATCCCGAGCTCGCGGGGCGTACGCTGCTCGACGTCCTGCACCGCGGCGAGGCCGGACCCGACGGGGTCGGGCGCTCGGGCATGGGGCGCGAGGCGGCCTCGCGGGTGCTCGACCGCTACGAGCTCGCCCACTCGGCGGAACAGACCTTCGACTCGCTCTCGGGCGGCCAGCAGGCTCGGTTCCAGATCCTGCTGCTCGAGCTGAGCGGTGCCACCCTGCTGCTCCTCGACGAGCCGACCGACAACCTCGACGTGCAGTCCGCCGAGGCCCTCGAGGCCGGGCTGGAGTCGTTCGACGGCACGGTCGTCGCGGTCACCCACGATCGCTGGTTCGCCCGCGGCTTCGACCGCTTCCTGGTCTACGGCGCCGACGGTGACGTCTACGAGTCTGCAGAGCCGGTCTGGGACGAGACGAGAGTGGAGAGGTCGCGATGA
- a CDS encoding GNAT family N-acetyltransferase: protein MSGSTGLVIERIDPLDDAFDAWFDAVTTSWLDVRGPDADVWAREELHAELRQKTTKTDRRAYLARVDGTVVGGAWLAMPLVDNVHRAMLVVAVLPAHRRHGHGTALLEHVEAEARAAGRTSLAGEVWWPWSLGSTGDGSPGREFAVARGYAAALIEVRRVLRLPVAAETLDRLAAEAAERHGAYTLRSWVGPVPDDIVESWAALDASLETEAPTGDLDVEAPKPDVGRVREMEQLVDAQKRTLYHSVALDAHGAVVAYTVIGYSSHDGNSYQWGTLVEAAHRGHRLGLAVKVANLRLLQSERPEVPTVSTYNAEVNAHMIHVNEAMGFDEVEWLASFQK, encoded by the coding sequence ATGAGTGGCTCGACAGGTCTGGTGATCGAGCGGATAGATCCTCTCGACGACGCCTTCGACGCGTGGTTCGACGCGGTGACGACCTCGTGGCTCGACGTACGCGGCCCCGACGCCGACGTGTGGGCACGCGAGGAGCTCCACGCCGAGCTGCGGCAGAAGACCACGAAGACCGACCGGAGGGCCTACCTCGCGCGCGTCGACGGCACCGTGGTCGGAGGCGCCTGGCTGGCGATGCCGTTGGTCGACAACGTCCACCGGGCGATGCTCGTGGTGGCGGTGCTGCCGGCTCACCGCAGGCACGGCCACGGCACCGCTCTGCTCGAGCATGTCGAGGCCGAGGCGCGCGCCGCGGGGCGTACGTCCCTCGCCGGTGAGGTCTGGTGGCCGTGGTCGCTCGGTTCGACCGGTGACGGGTCGCCGGGCCGGGAGTTCGCCGTCGCGCGCGGCTATGCGGCCGCGCTGATCGAGGTGCGCCGCGTGCTGCGCCTCCCGGTGGCTGCGGAGACCCTCGACCGGCTGGCCGCGGAGGCGGCGGAGCGCCACGGCGCCTACACGCTGCGATCCTGGGTCGGACCGGTGCCTGACGACATCGTGGAGAGCTGGGCGGCGCTCGACGCCAGCCTGGAGACCGAGGCACCGACCGGCGATCTCGACGTCGAGGCGCCGAAGCCCGACGTGGGGAGGGTGCGTGAGATGGAGCAGCTGGTCGATGCGCAGAAGCGCACGCTCTATCACTCGGTGGCGCTCGACGCCCACGGCGCGGTGGTCGCCTACACCGTGATCGGCTACTCGAGCCACGACGGCAACAGCTACCAGTGGGGCACCCTGGTCGAGGCCGCTCACCGCGGCCACCGGCTCGGTCTGGCGGTGAAGGTCGCCAACCTCAGGCTGCTCCAGTCCGAGCGTCCCGAGGTGCCGACGGTGTCGACCTACAACGCCGAGGTCAACGCCCACATGATCCACGTCAACGAAGCCATGGGCTTCGACGAGGTGGAGTGGCTGGCAAGCTTCCAGAAATGA
- a CDS encoding trypsin-like peptidase domain-containing protein encodes MTDEPTPQQPSGTPPQWAPPGTSAAPTTPPPGVAPNAAPTTTSTSVMPPPPLGPVATPKKKDRRAALAASALVGALVLGGGAGFGGAALFYSTQDDSTRSGGNAATGSQVVNSNAPKGTSEKVAAKVLPSVVKIEVAGQGGSGSGSGIILSSDGLILTNNHVVDMSSASAQGGQPGFPGAPGQQQPEQQQGQSPTITVDFSDGTKAKAKVVGNDPLTDTAVIQAEGVSGLTPATIGKSSKLVVGQDVVAIGSPYGLDSTVTTGIVSALDRPVNVGSDSSGNATVYPAIQTDAAINPGNSGGALVDMNGNVVGINASIRSNSSSGSEAGSIGLGFAIPIDEVLPIIDQLKAGDDPTHARMGISVGDSAAAGSGESSGDSSVTGATVQSVTKDSAAEEAGLEKGDTITKVDAHQINGSDSLVATVRSYRPGDKVEVTWSRDGEEQSAKITLDSDAT; translated from the coding sequence ATGACCGACGAACCCACTCCTCAGCAGCCCAGTGGGACCCCTCCACAGTGGGCGCCCCCAGGCACCTCCGCAGCTCCGACCACGCCGCCTCCAGGGGTGGCCCCCAACGCGGCCCCGACCACGACCTCGACCTCGGTCATGCCGCCGCCTCCGCTCGGTCCGGTCGCCACGCCGAAGAAGAAGGACCGGCGGGCCGCGCTCGCCGCCTCTGCCCTCGTCGGCGCCCTCGTGCTCGGTGGCGGTGCCGGTTTCGGTGGCGCCGCGCTGTTCTACTCGACCCAGGACGACAGCACCCGGAGCGGTGGCAACGCCGCGACCGGCTCGCAGGTCGTCAACAGCAACGCCCCGAAGGGCACCTCCGAGAAGGTGGCAGCCAAGGTGTTGCCCTCGGTGGTGAAGATCGAGGTCGCTGGCCAGGGCGGCAGCGGATCGGGGTCCGGCATCATCCTCTCCTCCGACGGTCTGATCCTGACCAACAACCACGTCGTCGACATGTCGTCGGCATCGGCCCAAGGCGGCCAGCCAGGGTTCCCCGGAGCGCCCGGCCAGCAGCAGCCCGAGCAGCAGCAGGGGCAGTCGCCGACGATCACCGTCGACTTCAGCGACGGCACCAAGGCCAAGGCGAAGGTGGTCGGCAACGACCCGCTGACCGACACCGCGGTGATCCAGGCCGAGGGCGTCTCCGGCCTCACCCCGGCCACGATCGGGAAGTCCAGCAAGCTGGTCGTCGGGCAGGACGTGGTCGCGATCGGGTCGCCGTACGGCCTCGACTCGACGGTCACCACCGGCATCGTCAGCGCCCTCGACCGCCCGGTCAACGTCGGCTCGGACTCCTCCGGCAACGCCACCGTCTACCCGGCCATCCAGACCGACGCCGCCATCAACCCCGGCAACTCCGGTGGCGCGCTGGTCGACATGAACGGCAACGTGGTCGGCATCAACGCCTCGATCCGCTCCAACTCCTCCTCCGGCTCGGAGGCCGGCTCGATCGGTCTCGGTTTCGCGATCCCGATCGACGAGGTGCTGCCGATCATCGACCAGCTCAAGGCCGGCGACGACCCCACCCACGCCCGGATGGGCATCTCGGTCGGCGACAGCGCGGCCGCCGGCTCGGGCGAGAGCTCGGGCGACAGCTCGGTCACCGGCGCCACCGTGCAGAGCGTCACCAAGGACAGCGCGGCCGAGGAGGCCGGTCTGGAGAAGGGCGACACGATCACCAAGGTCGACGCCCACCAGATCAACGGCTCCGACTCCCTGGTCGCCACGGTCCGCTCCTACCGCCCCGGCGACAAGGTCGAGGTGACCTGGTCGCGCGACGGCGAGGAGCAGAGCGCCAAGATCACCCTGGACTCCGACGCCACCTGA
- a CDS encoding TIGR03621 family F420-dependent LLM class oxidoreductase gives MNTTPANTPFRFGVVAGQAPTGAAWSDLARRVESAGYDTFVMPDNVSFGHAVFPALAAAAAVTTRLHVGTYVLANDFRHPVQVAKESATLSVLSGGRFELGLGAGRPDAARENAMLGLGFERPGARVDRLVESIGLIKRLLAGETVTVDGPHYRATEATVLPYGIPPQQVPVLVAGGGPRMLRIAGEHADTAALGIPFVAEEPIVRAAVDHVRSADRPTGGSAELNLNLMAVGDVVPRYLAGRIDPAALAASGAIGAVHGSPEEIADQLRERRDRLGISYVLVGDELMDAFAPVVRLLSGS, from the coding sequence ATGAACACCACACCGGCAAACACCCCCTTCCGCTTCGGGGTCGTCGCGGGCCAGGCGCCCACCGGCGCCGCCTGGAGCGACCTCGCCCGCCGCGTCGAGAGCGCGGGCTACGACACGTTCGTCATGCCCGACAACGTCTCCTTCGGCCATGCCGTGTTTCCGGCCCTCGCGGCCGCGGCGGCCGTGACCACGCGGCTCCACGTCGGCACCTACGTCTTGGCCAACGACTTCCGCCACCCCGTGCAGGTCGCCAAGGAGTCGGCGACCCTCTCGGTGCTCTCCGGCGGACGCTTCGAGCTCGGCCTGGGTGCCGGCCGCCCCGACGCGGCGCGCGAGAACGCGATGCTCGGGCTGGGCTTCGAGCGCCCGGGCGCTCGCGTCGACCGCCTCGTGGAGTCGATCGGCCTGATCAAGCGGCTCCTCGCCGGTGAGACGGTCACGGTCGACGGCCCCCACTATCGGGCCACCGAGGCGACGGTGCTGCCCTACGGCATCCCGCCTCAACAGGTGCCCGTCCTCGTCGCCGGAGGGGGTCCGCGGATGCTCCGGATCGCCGGCGAGCACGCCGACACCGCCGCCCTCGGCATCCCGTTCGTCGCCGAGGAGCCGATCGTGCGCGCCGCCGTCGATCACGTACGCTCCGCCGACCGCCCCACCGGCGGCTCGGCCGAGCTCAACCTCAACCTGATGGCGGTCGGCGACGTCGTGCCTCGCTACCTCGCCGGCAGGATCGACCCTGCCGCCCTCGCTGCCTCGGGCGCCATCGGCGCGGTGCACGGCTCTCCCGAGGAGATAGCCGACCAGCTCCGCGAGCGGCGCGACCGGCTGGGGATCTCCTACGTGCTGGTCGGCGACGAGCTGATGGATGCGTTCGCCCCCGTCGTACGTCTTCTCAGCGGCTCCTGA
- a CDS encoding HAD family hydrolase produces the protein MDGVVWDFGQVLIRWDPLPAIAAGVGDADARAFLSTYDFGAWNHAQDAGRTWAEALRVLQDEAPQWLAAAAAYVDNFRLALLGPVLGTHEIVRELDAADVPQLGLTNWSAELYPHAPANYDVIGLLRDVVVSGEAKLAKPDPAIFRLLAERAGTALDRLAFVDDSAVNVAAAAELGMRAFQFTGAEKLRSDLRSLGLPVALA, from the coding sequence GTGGATGGGGTCGTCTGGGACTTCGGGCAGGTCCTCATCAGGTGGGACCCGCTCCCGGCGATCGCGGCCGGTGTGGGTGACGCCGACGCGCGGGCGTTCCTGAGCACCTACGACTTCGGTGCGTGGAACCACGCCCAAGACGCCGGCCGCACCTGGGCGGAGGCGCTCCGGGTGCTCCAGGACGAGGCGCCGCAGTGGCTCGCCGCTGCGGCGGCGTACGTCGACAACTTCAGGCTCGCGCTGCTCGGGCCGGTCCTCGGCACCCATGAGATCGTCCGCGAGCTCGACGCCGCTGACGTGCCACAGCTCGGGCTGACCAACTGGTCGGCCGAGCTCTACCCGCATGCTCCCGCGAACTACGACGTCATCGGGCTGCTCCGCGACGTGGTCGTCTCCGGAGAGGCGAAGCTGGCCAAGCCCGACCCGGCGATCTTCCGCCTGCTCGCCGAGCGCGCCGGCACCGCGCTCGACCGGCTCGCGTTCGTCGACGACAGCGCCGTCAACGTGGCGGCCGCCGCCGAGCTCGGGATGCGCGCGTTCCAGTTCACCGGAGCCGAGAAGCTCCGCTCCGACCTGCGCTCGCTCGGGCTCCCGGTCGCGCTCGCCTGA
- a CDS encoding citrate synthase codes for MRDNRTGVEYDIPITDGTIRAADLGKIKAADPATQEDGPGLAVYDPGFVNTASCRSSVTYIDGDKGVLEYRGYPIEQLAEKSSFLEVSYLLVHGELPTKEQYDAWVHEITYHTFVHENIKEFMEGFRYDAHPMGMLMASVGAMSTFYPDAANISDPENRRLQIIRLIAKMPTLGAWAFRHAQGKPYVYPDNDLSYTGNFLSMLFKMSESKYAPDERIEKALDTLFILHADHEQNASANAVRSVGSTQVDPYSSVSAGVGALFGPLHGGANEAVLRMLRRIGKVENIPAFIAGVKDGNERLMGFGHRVYKNYDPRAKIIKQQALNVFEVTGTNPLLEIAMELEKIALEDEYFVSRKLYPNVDFYSGLIYEALEFPPEMFTVLFAIGRTPGWLSQWLELVQDKEQKIARPKQIYTGERGLDFVPRDVRWA; via the coding sequence GTGCGTGACAACCGCACCGGGGTGGAGTACGACATCCCGATCACCGACGGCACCATCCGCGCCGCCGACCTGGGGAAGATCAAGGCCGCAGACCCGGCCACCCAAGAAGATGGCCCCGGCTTGGCCGTATACGACCCCGGCTTCGTCAACACCGCCTCGTGTCGTTCGTCCGTCACCTATATCGACGGTGACAAGGGCGTGCTCGAGTATCGCGGCTATCCGATCGAGCAGCTCGCCGAGAAGTCGAGCTTCCTCGAGGTCTCCTACCTCCTGGTCCACGGCGAGCTGCCGACCAAGGAGCAGTACGACGCGTGGGTGCACGAGATCACCTACCACACGTTCGTGCACGAGAACATCAAGGAGTTCATGGAGGGCTTCCGCTACGACGCCCATCCGATGGGCATGCTGATGGCCTCCGTCGGTGCGATGTCGACGTTCTACCCGGACGCCGCCAACATCTCCGACCCCGAGAACCGTCGTCTGCAGATCATCCGGCTGATCGCCAAGATGCCGACCCTCGGCGCCTGGGCCTTCCGGCACGCGCAGGGCAAGCCCTACGTCTACCCGGACAACGACCTCTCCTACACCGGCAACTTCCTGTCCATGCTCTTCAAGATGAGCGAGAGCAAGTACGCCCCCGACGAGCGCATCGAGAAGGCGCTCGACACGCTCTTCATCCTCCACGCCGACCACGAGCAGAACGCCTCCGCCAACGCGGTGCGGTCGGTCGGCTCGACCCAGGTCGACCCCTACTCGTCGGTCTCGGCCGGCGTCGGCGCCCTCTTCGGCCCGCTCCACGGCGGCGCCAACGAGGCGGTCCTGCGGATGCTGCGCCGCATCGGCAAGGTGGAGAACATCCCCGCCTTCATCGCCGGCGTCAAGGACGGCAACGAGCGGCTGATGGGCTTCGGCCACCGGGTCTACAAGAACTACGACCCGCGGGCGAAGATCATCAAGCAGCAGGCGCTCAACGTCTTCGAGGTCACCGGCACCAACCCGCTGCTCGAGATCGCGATGGAGCTGGAGAAGATCGCGCTGGAGGACGAATACTTCGTCAGCCGCAAGCTCTACCCCAACGTCGACTTCTACTCCGGCCTCATCTACGAGGCCCTGGAGTTCCCGCCCGAGATGTTCACCGTGCTGTTCGCCATCGGGCGTACGCCCGGCTGGCTCTCCCAGTGGCTCGAGCTCGTGCAGGACAAGGAGCAGAAGATCGCCCGTCCGAAGCAGATCTACACCGGCGAGCGCGGCCTCGACTTCGTCCCGCGCGACGTGCGCTGGGCGTGA